One segment of Carya illinoinensis cultivar Pawnee chromosome 13, C.illinoinensisPawnee_v1, whole genome shotgun sequence DNA contains the following:
- the LOC122292428 gene encoding probable LRR receptor-like serine/threonine-protein kinase At1g06840 isoform X3 translates to MYQSTAWTYGIFFISWLCWSSLLARAQNLITHPEEVKALEEIKRSLIDPNNNLRNWNRGDPCTSNWTGIVCSNGTSNDGFRHVLQLYGWRILDFDKWQLLKMELLGNLSPKLGRLSNLTILDFMWNNISGSIPKEIGNLASLELLLLNGNQLTGPLPEELGYLPKLDRIQIDENNISGPIPISFANLNKARHFHMNNNSISGQIPPELYKLPSLVHLLLDNNNLSGYLPPELSQMPLLRILQLDNNNFSGSTIPTSYGDMPWLFKLSLRNCNLQGEMPDMSRVPKLLYLDLSSNKLNGSIPPDRLSENITTIDLSNNHLTGEIPINFTGLPRLQGLLIANNLLSGSIPSSIWQNRTLNNTEKLTVELQNNELSNITGSTDLPPNVTVWLQGNPLCLNANLVQFCGSKREDESKSQSPTNSTLPCSCPPPYEDSPTSDGCVCVAPLLIGYRLKSPGFSDFFPYRFEFEDYLTSGLELVRHQLYIDSLEWEEGPRLKMYLKLFPESFTFNDSEVQRIVNLFESWKIPDAKQTIFGPYELLNLTLPDDYKDAIPTPQRSSLSKGALAGIVLGAIAGAVTLSAVVFLLILRRHVRKTRAISRKRRASKASMKIDGVKFFTYGELATATNNFNSSTQAGQGGYGKVYKGILVDGSVVAIKRAQEGSLQGEKEFLTEIELLSRLHHRNLVSLVGYCDEEWEQMLVYEFMSNGTLRDNLSAKAKAPLNFAMRLRIALGSAKGILYLHTDANPPIFHRDIKASNILLDSKYRAKVADFGLSRLAPVADIEGTVPNYVSTVVKGTPGYLDPEYFLTHKLTDKSDVYSLGVVFLELLTGMQPISHGKNIVREVNVAYQSGMIFSIIDEQMGSYPSESVVKFFTLALKCCQEDTDARPSMAEVVRELESICSMTPEADSITADHMFTDVEKVVTPPPSSSSSTVKYPYVSLDVSGSNLESEVTPTINPR, encoded by the exons GCAACTTCTGAAAATGGAATTGTTAGGAAATTTATCGCCAAAGCTTGGCCGCTTATCAAACCTGACAATATT GGACTTTATGTGGAACAACATAAGTGGGAGTATACCCAAGGAGATAGGCAATCTTGCGTCTTTGGAACTATT GCTTCTGAATGGAAACCAATTAACAGGTCCATTACCTGAAGAGCTTGGTTATCTTCCAAAGTTGGACAGAATACAAATTGACGAGAACAACATATCAGGACCAATACCCATATCATTTGCAAATTTGAACAAAGCAAGGCATTT TCACATGAACAACAATTCAATTAGTGGGCAAATCCCGCCAGAGCTATACAAATTGCCAAGTCTTGTTCACTT GCTTCTTGATAATAACAATTTATCAGGGTATCTGCCACCAGAGCTTTCCCAAATGCCACTATTACGAATACT TCAACTTGATAACAACAACTTCAGTGGGTCTACAATTCCAACTTCTTACGGCGATATGCCCTGGTTGTTTAAGTT GAGCCTTAGGAACTGCAACTTGCAAGGAGAAATGCCCGATATGAGCAGAGTACCAAAACTTCTTTATCT AGACCTCAGTTCAAACAAGCTAAATGGATCCATTCCGCCAGATAGGCTATCTGAGAATATTACAACTAT TGATTTATCCAACAACCATCTTACTGGAGAAATCCCCATCAACTTTACGGGCCTTCCTCGTCTCCAGGGACT GTTAATTGCAAACAATTTATTAAGTGGCTCTATTCCATCCAGCATTTGGCAAAATAGGACTTTGAACAATACGGAAAAACTTACAGT GGAGTTGCAGAACAATGAGCTTTCAAATATTACAGGCAGTACTGATCTACCTCCAAATGTCACTGTCTG GCTTCAAGGGAATCCCTTATGCTTGAACGCAAACCTAGTCCAGTTTTGTGGATCTAAAAGGGAGGATGAAAGTAAAAGTCAGAGTCCAACCAATAGCACTTTGCCTTGCTCTTGTCCACCCCCTTATGAAGATTCCCCCACATCTGATGGTTGTGTCTGTGTTGCCCCTCTGCTCATTGGATATCGGTTAAAAAGTCCTGGATTCTCAGATTTCTTTCCGTACAGATTTGAGTTTGAGGACTACTTGACATCTGGTCTCGAGTTAGTCCGTCATCAACTGTACATCGATTCGCTTGAATGGGAAGAAGGACCACGGCTGAAAATGTACTTGAAGCTCTTTCCGGAAAGTTTTACTTTCAATGATAGTGAGGTCCAGCGAATCGTGAACTTGTTTGAATCATGGAAAATACCTGATGCTAAACAAACCATCTTTGGACCTTATGAACTTCTGAACCTCACCCTGCCGGACGATTACAAAGATG CAATTCCCACCCCTCAAAGGTCTTCTTTAAGCAAAGGCGCATTGGCTGGCATAGTATTGGGGGCCATTGCGGGTGCAGTAACATTGTCCGCAGTTGTTTTTCTTCTGATACTGAGAAGGCATGTGAGGAAAACCCGTGCAATTTCAAGAAAACGTCGTG CATCTAAGGCCTCCATGAAAATTGATGGTGTGAAGTTTTTCACTTATGGAGAATTGGCTACGGCTACAAACAATTTTAACAGCTCCACTCAGGCTGGCCAAGGAGGGTACGGAAAAGTTTATAAAGGAATTCTGGTTGATGGCTCAGTAGTGGCCATAAAACGTGCACAAGAGGGATCCTTGCAGGGTGAGAAGGAGTTCTTGACAGAGATAGAATTGTTGTCAAGGTTACATCATCGAAACCTTGTGTCTTTAGTTGGATATTGTGATGAAGAATGGGAACAG ATGTTGGTCTATGAGTTTATGTCAAATGGTACTCTACGGGATAACCTTTCTG CCAAGGCTAAAGCTCCTCTGAATTTTGCTATGAGATTGAGAATTGCACTGGGTTCAGCTAAGGGCATCCTCTACCTGCATACAGATGCTAATCCTCCGATATTTCACCGAGATATCAAGGCTAGCAATATATTATTGGACTCTAAGTACAGGGCAAAAGTTGCTGATTTTGGACTTTCGCGACTTGCCCCAGTTGCAGATATTGAAGGGACCGTTCCTAATTATGTATCCACAGTTGTGAAGGGAACACCA GGCTACCTAGATCCAGAGTACTTCTTAACTCATAAGCTGACGGACAAAAGTGACGTTTATAGTCTTGGTGTTGTTTTTCTAGAACTCCTGACTGGGATGCAGCCAATCTCCCATGGCAAAAACATTGTTAGAGAG GTTAACGTTGCATATCAATCTGGTATGATCTTTTCAATCATTGATGAGCAGATGGGGTCTTATCCTTCTGAAAGCGTAGTGAAATTTTTTACCTTGGCCCTCAAGTGTTGCCAAGAAGATACAGATGCACGACCTTCAATGGCAGAGGTGGTTCGAGAACTTGAAAGCATTTGCAGTATGACGCCAGAGGCTGACTCCATAACAGCAGATCACATGTTCACAGATGTGGAAAAAGTTGTGACTccaccaccatcatcatcatcctctaCAGTGAAGTATCCTTATGTGTCATTAGATGTATCTGGAAGCAACCTTGAAAGTGAAGTCACGCCAACCATCAATCctaggtag